In one Vicinamibacterales bacterium genomic region, the following are encoded:
- a CDS encoding glycosyltransferase, producing DYVEQHAAGYDFVLLFSARYHHAWHLARRIPAKAVIVPTAERDPTVALSIFGPVFRGVRALMYNSPEERAMINAVSNNAAVPGVVVGVGSDVPERTDAARFRRAYRLNRPFAIYIGRIDENKGCTELFSHFQRYAATFPRGLDLVLIGSAILDVPRHPRIHHLGFLDDRDKFDALAASDLLIMPSYFESLSMVALEAWALGKPVLANGRCDVLKGQCIRSNAGLYYESYEEFVEALYSLESNGPLNARLGQNGREFFRSHYAWPIIERKYLEMFERLQRDAGRAAMEPVPGFFSRRRREIPPARDLLREIPAGPALEASLPSESGRRTSDSRRSA from the coding sequence CGACTACGTCGAGCAGCACGCCGCCGGCTACGATTTCGTGCTCCTCTTCAGCGCGCGCTATCACCACGCCTGGCACCTGGCGCGCCGTATCCCGGCCAAGGCGGTGATCGTGCCGACCGCCGAGCGGGATCCAACGGTCGCGCTCTCGATCTTCGGCCCCGTTTTCCGCGGCGTGCGCGCGTTGATGTACAACTCGCCCGAGGAACGGGCGATGATCAACGCCGTTTCGAACAACGCCGCCGTGCCGGGCGTGGTCGTCGGGGTCGGCTCCGACGTGCCGGAACGGACCGACGCCGCGCGCTTCCGCCGCGCCTACCGCCTGAACCGCCCCTTCGCGATCTACATCGGCCGCATCGACGAGAACAAGGGGTGCACGGAGCTCTTCTCGCACTTTCAGCGCTACGCCGCGACCTTCCCGCGCGGCCTGGATCTCGTGCTGATCGGCAGCGCGATTCTCGACGTGCCGCGGCACCCGCGGATCCACCATCTCGGGTTTCTCGACGATCGAGACAAGTTCGACGCGCTGGCCGCGTCCGATCTGCTGATCATGCCCTCGTACTTCGAAAGCCTGTCGATGGTCGCGCTCGAAGCGTGGGCGCTCGGCAAGCCGGTGCTCGCCAACGGCCGCTGCGACGTGCTCAAAGGGCAGTGCATCCGCAGCAACGCCGGCCTCTACTACGAGAGCTACGAGGAATTCGTCGAGGCCCTCTACTCGCTCGAGTCGAACGGACCGCTGAACGCGCGCCTCGGGCAGAACGGCCGTGAGTTCTTCCGCTCTCACTACGCATGGCCGATCATCGAGCGGAAATACCTGGAGATGTTCGAGCGGCTGCAGCGGGACGCGGGCCGCGCCGCGATGGAGCCCGTTCCGGGATTCTTCTCGCGCCGCCGTCGGGAGATTCCGCCTGCCCGGGACCTGCTCCGTGAGATCCCGGCCGGACCCGCACTCGAGGCATCGCTGCCGTCGGAGAGCGGGCGTCGCACATCGGACTCGAGGCGGTCGGCGTGA